The following are encoded together in the Salvia hispanica cultivar TCC Black 2014 chromosome 6, UniMelb_Shisp_WGS_1.0, whole genome shotgun sequence genome:
- the LOC125193684 gene encoding probable receptor-like protein kinase At2g42960, whose protein sequence is MGSESLYSELSKKYGALKLWVLIGICVGAFIVLILGILSIWIMFQRRSKRASDKYSACQIPNISKEISVDRVGEESTHDHPEALYLTINDKSSDKKTEKMLVHLGRSRSSDADNISQSSSVYHYEMGGSSQSGEEGSSGHARKQSSMSYGIATASPLIGLPEISHLGWGHWFTLRDLEIATSRFSAENIIGEGGYGVVYRGKLANGSEVAVKKLLNNLGQAEKEFRVEVEAIGHVRHKNLVRLLGYCIEGVQRMLVYEYVNNGNLEQWLHGAMRQHGSLTWEARMKVLLGTAKALAYLHEAIEPKVVHRDIKSSNILITGEFNAKVSDFGLAKLLDSGESHITTRVMGTFGYVAPEYANTGLLNEKSDVYSFGVLLLEAVTGRDPVDYARPANEVNLVEWLKMMVGNRRAEEVVDPILEVKPTTRALKRALLVALRCVDPESEKRPKMSQVVRMLDTDDLPYREDRRSRKSRTMSLEIESMKEASGSADSESRGEPSESHTSKTMDSKKLTI, encoded by the exons ATGGGTTCCGAAAGTTTATATTCCGAGTTGTCGAAGAAGTATGGGGCTCTGAAACTTTGGGTTCTCATTGGCATATGCGTTGGTGCGTTCATAGTTCTAATATTGGGGATCTTATCGATATGGATCATGTTCCAACGGAGATCTAAAAGAGCCTCGGACAAGTATTCTGCATGCCAGATTCCTAACATCTCGAAAGAAATCAGCGTAGACAGAGTTGGGGAGGAAAGCACGCACGATCATCCAGAAGCTCTATACTTGACGATTAACGATAAATCTAGCGATAAGAAAACGGAGAAGATGTTAGTCCATTTGGGTAGGAGCAGATCAAGCGATGCGGATAATATCAGCCAGAGCAGTTCGGTTTACCATTATGAGATGGGCGGTAGCTCTCAGTCGGGAGAGGAGGGGAGTTCTGGTCATGCACGTAAACAGTCTTCAATGTCGTACGGGATTGCCACAGCTTCTCCGTTGATTGGTTTGCCGGAAATATCTCATCTTGGGTGGGGCCACTGGTTCACGCTCAGAGATCTTGAGATCGCAACAAGTCGTTTTTCAGCCGAAAACATCATTGGGGAAGGTGGTTATGGGGTCGTCTATCGAGGAAAATTGGCCAATGGCTCGGAGGTGGCAGTTAAGAAGCTTCTTAATAATCT AGGCCAAGCGGAGAAAGAGTTTAGGGTCGAAGTCGAGGCCATTGGTCACGTTCGACATAAAAACCTCGTGAGACTTCTCGGCTACTGCATTGAAGGAGTTCAGAG GATGTTGGTGTATGAATATGTAAATAACGGAAATCTCGAACAGTGGCTTCATGGGGCAATGAGGCAGCACGGCTCCCTAACGTGGGAAGCCCGGATGAAGGTTCTACTTGGCACCGCCAAGGC GCTAGCTTATTTGCACGAAGCAATAGAACCAAAAGTCGTGCATCGTGACATAAAATCAAGTAATATCTTGATCACGGGCGAGTTCAACGCTAAAGTTTCCGACTTTGGTTTGGCTAAGCTGCTGGATTCTGGAGAGAGCCATATAACAACAAGGGTGATGGGAACTTTCGG TTACGTGGCTCCAGAATATGCGAACACGGGCTTGCTAAATGAAAAGAGCGACGTATACAGTTTTGGCGTTCTGCTTCTTGAAGCCGTCACCGGAAGAGATCCTGTAGATTACGCACGTCCAGCCAACGAG GTTAATCTCGTCGAGTGGCTTAAAATGATGGTAGGGAACAGGAGAGCCGAGGAAGTTGTAGACCCTATTCTCGAAGTCAAGCCTACTACCCGTGCTCTGAAACGTGCACTTCTCGTTGCGCTAAGATGTGTCGATCCCGAGTCGGAGAAACGGCCCAAAATGAGCCAGGTCGTACGTATGCTGGACACCGACGATCTTCCTTATCGTGAG GATCGAAGGAGTAGGAAAAGTAGGACGATGAGCTTGGAGATCGAGTCGATGAAGGAGGCTAGTGGTTCGGCTGATTCGGAAAGCAGAGGGGAGCCATCAGAGAGCCACACTTCTAAGACAATGGATTCAAAAAAACTGACTATTTAG